The genomic DNA GCGCCGATGGTGATCCAGAGATACCCGCTGCTCATGATCCCCGGCGCGGAGGTCTTCGCCGTCCGCACTTCTTCGGTGTTCGTTGTCATGAGGACGACGCTAAGACTTCAACTATGGTTGAGGTCAAGTGACCGGCGTGGCGAGGAGAAGAGCATGCCCCAATTGGTCGGCGACAAGAACCGTCAGCTCACGATCGGCGAGCTCTCCGCCCGCAGCGGGGTGGCCGCATCCGCCCTTCATTTCTACGAACGAAACGGCCTGATCTTCTCCGAGCGCACCGCGGGCAACCAGCGCCGCTACGGCCGCGACACCCTGCGTCGCGTCGCGTTCATCAGGGTCTCGCAGCGCGTCGGCATCCCGCTCAAGGACATCCGTACGGCGCTCGAATCCCTTCCCGAAGGCCGCACACCCACCAAGCGGGATTGGGCGCGACTCTCGCAGCGCTGGCGCGACGAGCTCGACGCGCGCATCCGACAGTTGGAGCACCTGCGGCGCGACCTCGACGGATGCATCGGGTGCGGTTGCCTGAGCCTGAACTCCTGCGCGCTGCAGAACCCCGGCGATGTGCTCGGACGCAACGGTGCCGGCCCGATCCGCTGGCTCGCGAAGGGCGGACACCCCGTCGCGGAGTGACGGCTCCCGCCGCCGACTGTTCACAATTCAGGAAGAACGGCAGCGACACCCGGTGCACCCGGGCGTTCCAGACTGAT from Microbacterium sp. LWO13-1.2 includes the following:
- the soxR gene encoding redox-sensitive transcriptional activator SoxR, giving the protein MRTTLRLQLWLRSSDRRGEEKSMPQLVGDKNRQLTIGELSARSGVAASALHFYERNGLIFSERTAGNQRRYGRDTLRRVAFIRVSQRVGIPLKDIRTALESLPEGRTPTKRDWARLSQRWRDELDARIRQLEHLRRDLDGCIGCGCLSLNSCALQNPGDVLGRNGAGPIRWLAKGGHPVAE